A genomic stretch from Azospirillum lipoferum 4B includes:
- a CDS encoding CBS domain-containing protein has protein sequence MLVSEIMAKALEFIAPDATVQEAATLMGELDVGALPVGSDEDLLGILTDRDILFRVVAEGGDTTRVRVREVMSSSVFSCRDTDTLATAMDIMGAYHVRRLPVLDEAKHVVGWLTLSDVSRRLLLDTDTIRNALGELSASGQDV, from the coding sequence GTGCTGGTTTCCGAGATCATGGCGAAAGCGCTGGAGTTCATCGCCCCCGACGCCACCGTGCAGGAGGCTGCAACGCTGATGGGCGAACTGGATGTCGGCGCGCTGCCGGTCGGGTCGGACGAGGACCTGCTGGGCATCCTGACCGATCGCGACATCCTGTTCCGGGTGGTGGCGGAGGGCGGCGACACCACGCGGGTGCGGGTGCGCGAGGTGATGTCCAGTTCCGTTTTCAGCTGCCGCGACACCGACACGCTGGCCACGGCGATGGACATCATGGGCGCCTACCATGTCCGGCGCCTGCCGGTGCTGGACGAGGCGAAGCATGTCGTCGGCTGGCTGACGCTGAGCGACGTGTCGCGCCGGCTGCTGCTGGACACCGACACGATCCGCAACGCGCTGGGCGAACTCAGCGCCAGCGGGCAGGACGTCTGA
- a CDS encoding DUF533 domain-containing protein, producing the protein MSDLQKPGLLKRLFGRSPDSPPPIPTAIPTAIPTGEPEAEGSPLGLRLGHRPVLHEMLARQILDAHLRNRHQLLDRAPSDLQTVRPEEARLLVRAMAAAAHANGKLDGIELGRIRGKLRSSTLDEEDQRALESSLEEPQCLEELVRQVDNPRLAARFYAVSLAAVDKNAPINRSYLRYLAQRLGLPADLVVRLNRQMGLRL; encoded by the coding sequence ATGTCGGATCTTCAGAAGCCCGGCCTGCTGAAGCGCCTGTTCGGCCGCTCGCCGGATTCACCGCCCCCCATTCCGACCGCCATTCCCACCGCCATTCCCACTGGCGAGCCCGAAGCGGAGGGCAGCCCGCTGGGTTTGCGCCTCGGGCACAGGCCGGTTCTGCACGAGATGCTGGCCCGCCAGATCCTGGACGCCCATCTGCGCAACCGCCACCAGCTGCTCGACCGCGCCCCTTCGGATCTGCAAACCGTCAGACCGGAGGAAGCCCGCCTGCTGGTCCGCGCCATGGCCGCCGCCGCCCATGCGAACGGCAAGTTGGACGGCATTGAGCTCGGCCGAATCAGGGGCAAGCTGCGCAGCAGTACCCTCGACGAAGAGGACCAGCGTGCGCTTGAGAGTTCGTTGGAAGAACCGCAATGTCTGGAGGAACTGGTCCGGCAGGTCGACAACCCGCGCCTGGCCGCCCGCTTCTACGCCGTTTCCCTGGCGGCGGTCGACAAGAACGCGCCGATCAATCGCTCCTACCTGCGCTACCTCGCCCAGCGCCTCGGCCTGCCCGCCGATCTGGTGGTGCGGCTGAACCGGCAGATGGGTCTGCGGCTATGA
- a CDS encoding response regulator yields MAKLLLVEDHEEIWDFLSRRLKRRGFDVVLAFDGRQGVEMARSERPDVILLDMNLPVIDGWTAARELKAGDETAAIPIIALTAHAMSGDREKTLQAGCDDYHPKPVDFSRLLTQIDTAMQRPAGTGGGTP; encoded by the coding sequence ATGGCTAAGCTGCTTCTGGTCGAAGACCATGAGGAAATCTGGGACTTCCTGTCACGCCGGCTGAAGCGGCGGGGGTTCGACGTGGTGCTCGCCTTCGACGGGCGCCAGGGGGTGGAGATGGCGCGCAGCGAACGGCCGGACGTGATCCTGCTCGACATGAACCTGCCGGTCATCGATGGCTGGACCGCCGCCCGCGAACTGAAGGCCGGCGACGAGACGGCCGCCATCCCGATCATCGCCCTGACCGCGCACGCCATGTCCGGCGACCGCGAGAAGACTCTGCAGGCGGGCTGCGACGATTACCACCCCAAGCCCGTCGACTTCTCCCGCCTGCTGACGCAGATCGACACGGCGATGCAACGGCCGGCCGGGACCGGTGGGGGAACCCCCTGA